From a single Oncorhynchus gorbuscha isolate QuinsamMale2020 ecotype Even-year unplaced genomic scaffold, OgorEven_v1.0 Un_scaffold_2475, whole genome shotgun sequence genomic region:
- the LOC124025851 gene encoding LOW QUALITY PROTEIN: bromodomain-containing protein 9-like (The sequence of the model RefSeq protein was modified relative to this genomic sequence to represent the inferred CDS: inserted 1 base in 1 codon): MGKKHKKHKPEWRTVDDCEDKPFEKQLKLVLKVGGSEITELSGSGHDSSYYDDRSDHERERHKDKKKKKKKKSEKEKDKHVDDEERRRRKEEKKRKRERSEMEPEVMDQFHPNIKVEVEQQGDRPVRACRTAPESECTPRQQLLEHFLRQLQRKDAHGFFTFPVTDAIAPGYSVIIKHPMDFSTMNDKITDNEYKTVTEFKADFKLMCDNAMVYNRPETVYYKAAKKLLHTGFKMMSKERLLALKRSMSFMQDMDFSQQAAILGEEDLASEEPPPEVISMPVESASAKKSKKPKDMKDMKEVISYLYEPDLWSDACSLTDSTATEEHVLALVEHAADEAHDXSTYMPNSKMGYLRKEPDGNLLYTVVNQLNPEAKEEETHPVDLSSLSNKLLPGLTTLGFKDDRRHKVTFLSSTYNTQTLQNNSIYPDLLPDEMDLLYSAYGDETGVQCALSIQEFVKGCGNVTKRLVDGLLDKMTAGDHSKAVYQIRQKHGVYVNLPDEPKSNIYDMQMADGTGLGEGSSVLDFMSMKSYSDMSLEMSMLNSLGKSVKKEPGHEDGVSQQHFEEAAKLLQEFQEGQVERGGSRPSSNLSSLSGTSDRDQHHLGSPSHLGVGDQSEMVHDPYEFLQSPEPGSTSNS, from the exons ATGGGGAAGAAGCATAAAAAGCACAAGCCGGAGTGGAGAACAGTTGATG ACTGTGAGGACAAGCCTTTTGAGAAGCAGCTGAAGCTGGTGCTCAAAGTGGGAGGAAGTGAGATCACAGAACTCTCAGGCTCCGGCCATGACTCCAGTTACTACGACGACAGGTCAGACCATGAACGAGAGCGCCACAAggacaaaaagaagaagaagaagaaaaagtctGAGAAGGAGAAAGACAAACACGtagatgatgaggagaggagaagacggaAG gaggagaagaagaggaagagggagaggtctGAGATGGAGCCGGAGGTGATGGACCAGTTTCACCCCAACATCAAGGTAGAGGTGGAGCAACAAGGAGACCGGCCTGTCAGGGCTTGCAGGACAGCCCCGG AGAGTGAGTGCACCCCTCGACAGCAGCTCCTGGAACACTTCCTGCGCCAGCTTCAGAG GAAGGATGCCCATGGGTTCTTCACTTTCCCAGTGACAGACGCCATCGCTCCAGGTTACTCTGTGATAATTAAACACCCCATGGATTTCAGCACCATGAACGACAAGATCACAGACAACGAGTACAAAACCGTCACAGAGTTCAAG GCCGACTTCAAGCTGATGTGTGATAATGCCATGGTGTATAACCGTCCAGAGACCGTTTACTACAAGGCTGCCAAGAAACTGCTGCACACTGGCTTCAAGATGATGAGCAAA GAGCGGCTGTTAGCACTGAAGCGTAGCATGTCTTTCATGCAGGACATGGATTTCTCTCAGCAGGCGGCCATTTTAGGGGAGGAGGACTTGGCGTCTGAGGAGCCCCCTCCGGAGGTCATCTCCATGCCCGTGGAGTCGGCGTCGGCCAAGAAATCCAAGAAACCCAAAGACATGAAAGATATGAAGGAAGTCATCAG TTACCTGTATGAGCCAGATCTGTGGAGTGACGCCTGCAGCCTGACTGACAGCACAGCCA CGGAGGAACACGTTCTGGCCCTGGTGGAGCACGCTGCAGATGAAGCACACG CATCAACCTACATGCCCAACtccaag ATGGGTTACCTGAGGAAAGAGCCTGATGGTAATCTGTTGTACACTGTAGTGAATCAGCTGAATCCAGAAGCAAAAG AGGAGGAGACCCACCCTGTGGACCTGAGCTCTCTGTCCAATAAGCTCCTTCCTGGATTAACAACACTGGGTTTCAAAGATGACAGGAGACACAAGG tgacgTTCCTGAGCAGTACCTACAACACCCAGACCCTGCAGAACAACTCCATCTACCCAGACCTGCTGCCTGATGAGATGGACCTGCTCTACTCAGCCTACGGGGATGAGACTGGGGTGCAGTGTGCTCTCAG TATTCAGGAGTTTGTTAAAGGTTGTGGGAACGTTACTAAGCGTTTGGTTGACGGGCTGCTGGATAAGATGACTGCAGGGGACCACTCTAAGGCTGTCTACCAGATCAGACAG AAACATGGCGTTTATGTTAACTTACCGGACGAACCCAAGAGCAACATTTACGATATGCAG ATGGCTGATGGGACAGGTCTGGGAGAGGGCAGCTCAGTGCTGGACTTCATGTCCATGAAGAGCTACTCTGACATGTCTCTGGAGATGTCCATGCTCAACTCTTTAG gGAAGTCAGTGAAGAAGGAGCCGGGGCATGAAGACGGGGTCAGCCAGCAGCACTTTGAGGAGGCAGCCAAGCTGCTGCAGGAGTTCCAGGAGGGCcaggtggagaggggaggctccagaccctcctctaacctctcctccctgtcAGGGACCTCCGACAGGGACCAGCACCACCTGG GGAGTCCCTCACACCTGGGTGTTGGTGACCAGTCTGAGATGGTTCATGACCCCTATGAGTTCCTCCAGTCTCCAGAGCCAGGCTCCACATCCAACAGCTGA